CGCGACTTCACCGCGCACATTGGCAACCACCCGGTCAGCAATGTCACGAACGGCCAGTCCCAATCGCGCTGCACGTTCCTGATCGAATACGATCTGGATTTCAGGATTGCCCTGTTCGAAACTGCTGCGGACATCAGTAAAGCGTCCGGATTGATCGAGTTCGCGAACGACGGTGTTGCTGATGCGTTCGAGTCCGTCGAGGTCGAAGCCGGCTATTTCGATTTGCAGCGGGCTTGCAAAACTCATCAATGACGGGCGACTGAATTCGTACTGCGTACCAGGAATCCGTGACACTTCGTTACGCAGTGCGGTCATTACCCGCTCTTCCGCTTCCTTGCCAGCTGCGGATTTCAAGGTGATGTTCAACGATCCGCTGTGTTCGCCGGCATCAACCGGATTGGCATCGAGCCGGTTGCCCGTACCGGCAACGGAATAGGTGAGTTCGACTTCATCCAGCTGGCTGGCAGCGGTCTGCGCGGTTCGGATGGCGCGGTCCGTTTCGGCCAGCGGCGAGCCCGGCGCAAGCCGTAGCTGCAAGTTGAATTCGCCTTGCGAGAGCTGTGGAATGAGTTCGCTGCCCAAACGCGGTATTAACAGCATCGTTGCGGCAAAAATACCCAGTGCGCCAACAATAACCGCGGTCCGGTGGCGTAATGACCATGCCAAGAGCGGCTCGTAGTAATGCGCTGTGACCCGGTACAGGCGGTCGAGCAGAAAGCCGGGTACCAGCAGCACCAATCGGGCAGCTTTGCCAAGCAGTGCGAACAGAAACCTGACGCCGCGAAGGACGAGTGCCACGCCGCGGGTGAAACGGTTCGGCGGTGTGCCGTCGTCGTTGCCGTATCGCCCGCCGGGTGACAATGCGGCCAGCATCGGTATCAAGGTCAGCGCGACCAGCAGTGAAAACAGTAACGCGAAGGTCACTGTCATCGCCTGATCGCGGAACAGCTGGCCCGCGATACCGCTGATGAAGACCATGGGAAAGAAGACAGCGACGGTGGTCAGTGTTGCTGCAACTACCGCGCCGGAGACTTCGGCCGTGCCTTCCTGGGCAGCTTGCACGAGGGCGTAGCCTTGTTCGCGTTTGCGGACTATGTTCTCAAGCACGACGATGGCGTTATCCACAAGCATCCCTACCGCCAGCGCAATACCGCCAAGCGACATGATGTTCAATGAAACGCCATTGCTGTACATGAGCAGGAATGTGCCGATAACCGATACCGGAATAGCGATTGCAATAATGGCGGTCGCACGAGCGTCTTTCAGAAAGCCGTAGAGAACGACGATAGCGAGCAGGCCGCCGAAGATGGCGGCGGACGTGACCTGGCGGATAGCCGCCGAAATGAACGTGGACTGGTCATAGACGAGGGTCAGGTCCAGGCCGTCCGGCAAGGTTTCGCGAACACTCTCGAGTCGATTACTGATGCGTCGAGCTACCTGTACCGTATTGGCATCGCCCTCTTTGTATATGGCCAGCTCCACCGATTCACGACCGTTGATGCGGGTAATGGCTTCTCGCTCTTTGTGGCCGCGACTGACAGTGGCGATGTCACGCAGATAAACCGGTGTACCGCCGACATTGGCTACGATGGCATCGGCGAATTCTTCAACATTCTGAAATTCGTTGATGGTGCGGACCAGAAAGCGCTGAGCTCCTTCTTCCAGTCGACCGCCGGACAAATTGACGTTTTCGGCGCGCAGTCGATTGGCAACCTCCGCGATACTGAGTCCGAGTTGCGACAGCTTTTGCTGGTCCACGCGAATCTGGATTTCATCTTCCATACCGCCGCTGACTTTGACGGCGGCGGTACCTTCGACCGCCTCCAGATCGTTCTTGATACGGTCTTCAGCGAGGCGCCGCAAAGACTTGAGAGTGGCTTCATCACTGTCGGTACCGGCGATACCTTCTTCGCTACGCAGCAGGCCGAAACGCATGACGGGTTCACTTGACGGATCAAACCGCAACAACAAGGGACGGCTGGCCTCGATCGGAAGTTCGAGAATATCGATCTTTTCGCGAACATCGACGCCCGCAATGTTCATGTCCGTGCCCCACAAAAACTCGAGGGTCACGTCCGACTGACCGGAGCGCGACACCGAGCGCACCAGCCGTACGTTCCGGATGATGCCGGCGGCCTCTTCTATGGGTTTGGTCAGGAGGTTTTCGATCTCGACGGGTGCCGCGCCAGTCAGTTCGGTACGAATCGTGATGGTTGGATAGGAAATGTCGGGCAGCAGGTTAACGTTCAGGCGTGACAGGGACACCATGCCAAACAGCACTATGGCGATAGTGAACATGACGATGGTGACGCGCCGCTGGGTCGCGATTTCGATGAGTCGCCGCATAGTCCGGTACCTGTCAGCTTTCGTCTTGCGAACTTGGTGCTGGCGCTGCCAGTACATTATTCGCGTCGGGGCTCGTGTCGATCAGCTCGACGCGCGAGCCGTCGCGCAATCCGCTTTGGCCGACAATCACAATCTGCTCACCGTCATTCAGCCCTTCGACAACTTCGATGTTGCCATTGGCCACA
The DNA window shown above is from Woeseia oceani and carries:
- a CDS encoding efflux RND transporter permease subunit, translating into MRRLIEIATQRRVTIVMFTIAIVLFGMVSLSRLNVNLLPDISYPTITIRTELTGAAPVEIENLLTKPIEEAAGIIRNVRLVRSVSRSGQSDVTLEFLWGTDMNIAGVDVREKIDILELPIEASRPLLLRFDPSSEPVMRFGLLRSEEGIAGTDSDEATLKSLRRLAEDRIKNDLEAVEGTAAVKVSGGMEDEIQIRVDQQKLSQLGLSIAEVANRLRAENVNLSGGRLEEGAQRFLVRTINEFQNVEEFADAIVANVGGTPVYLRDIATVSRGHKEREAITRINGRESVELAIYKEGDANTVQVARRISNRLESVRETLPDGLDLTLVYDQSTFISAAIRQVTSAAIFGGLLAIVVLYGFLKDARATAIIAIAIPVSVIGTFLLMYSNGVSLNIMSLGGIALAVGMLVDNAIVVLENIVRKREQGYALVQAAQEGTAEVSGAVVAATLTTVAVFFPMVFISGIAGQLFRDQAMTVTFALLFSLLVALTLIPMLAALSPGGRYGNDDGTPPNRFTRGVALVLRGVRFLFALLGKAARLVLLVPGFLLDRLYRVTAHYYEPLLAWSLRHRTAVIVGALGIFAATMLLIPRLGSELIPQLSQGEFNLQLRLAPGSPLAETDRAIRTAQTAASQLDEVELTYSVAGTGNRLDANPVDAGEHSGSLNITLKSAAGKEAEERVMTALRNEVSRIPGTQYEFSRPSLMSFASPLQIEIAGFDLDGLERISNTVVRELDQSGRFTDVRSSFEQGNPEIQIVFDQERAARLGLAVRDIADRVVANVRGEVATRYTWRDRKIDVLVRSVDNQNSSIDEIRNLIINPASDRPVTLDAVADVSVALGPAEIRRVAQERVAIVSANIAYGDLGAAAIEAQKIIDQLRIPAGLTATVAGQNEEKEESFRSMQFALALAIFLVYLVMASQFESLIHPFVILFTIPLALVGAVIALFITGTTVNVVALIGVIMLAGIVVNNAIVLVDLINQLQDQGTEKLEAIRVAGKARLRPILMTTLTTALGLLPMALGVGEGAEIRAPMAITVIGGLLTSTLLTLVVIPVVYSLLDRKRRQAAEPAGELLAERS